TGATTCGAAAGGAAACTTTGTTGCTTGCGGTAAGTGCACTGGGTGTAGTCGTGGTTTTCTTAGCCACTCTTTTACATGTACCTCTCGCTTCACACCGTTTTGGTTTTCATCTTGGTGAAGCAGTGATTTTTCTTGTGTCTGCTATTCTGGGCCCTTTCGTGGGTGCGATTACTGCTTCGCTGGGTTCGGTACTCGCTGATCTTCAAATGGGGTATTTGATATGGGTTCCTTTTACTCTTCTGGTAAAAGCTGGTGAGGGGTACATTATTGGAGAACTGGTAGCTCGTAGGGAAAGACTTGATTGGTATACCTTCTTTTGGGGAGCTTCGGTAATGGTAGGGGGTTATGGAGTGAGTGCTTTCGTTCTCTTTGGTTGGCCAGCTTTACTGGTGGAGGTTCCGGTTGATGTATTGCAATGTCTTTCTGGCTTTTTGATTGCTTGTTTTATTTATAGAATTTTATGTTTGCGATTTCCCAGACTAATTCTTTTACGGAGGCGAGAATGGAAGCCAAAAGAACCGCCATCATGAATTTTACACCCAAAGACCTCGCTGCTCTTCTTGAAGATTGGGGGGAACCTACCTACAGAGCCCAACAGATATTTGAGTGGGTTTATCAGAAGAGAGCTGATTCTTTCGAAACAATGACCAATCTTCCTCAAGATTTGCGTAAGAAGTTGGCCCAGGAATTTGTTGTGAATTCTCTGCACGTTGTAGAAACCGTTAGTTCGAGCGATGGAAGCCGTAAATTTTTGATAGCTTTAGCTGACGGTATGAGCGTTGAAACTGTTGCCATTCCTCACCGGGATAGATTAACGGTTTGCGTATCTTCTCAGGTAGGATGTCCAGTAGGCTGTCCCTTTTGTGCGACGGGACAGGCAGGCTTTAAAAGAAATCTGGAGCCTTCGGAGATTGTAGGTCAGGTTTGGTTAGTTGCGAAACAACTTGATAGAAGAGTTGATAACTTGGTTTTCATGGGCATGGGTGAACCACTGCTGAACTATGACAACCTTTGTCAGGCTTTGCTCACTTTGAACGCTCCTTGGGGGATGGGCATAGGAGCGAGACGTATCACTATTTCTACAGTAGGAGTTCCTCCTGTTATTTTGAAGCTTGCCGAAGATTGGCCCGAATTGCGCTTGGCAGTTTCTTTGCAGTCCCCTTTTCCAGAGGTTCGAGACTATCTGGTACCACTGAATCGGGTTTACTCTTTAAGATCCTTACTGGACGCTCTTAAAATTTACATCACACGCGTACGTCATCGGGTGACTATCGAATATACTCTTTGGGAGGGCGTAAACGACCGTATTAAAGATGCTTATGAACTGGTCAAACTTTTGAGAGGGCTCAACGTTTTTGTGAACCTCATTCCTGGCAATCGGGTAGATGGATTGCCTTTTTTACCGCCATCACCCGCCAGAGTTAAAAAGTTTTATAATATTTTAAAAGAGAATGGCATGGAAGTTTCGATAAGGCTTTCTCGTGGGCAGGACATAGAAGCTGCCTGTGGCAATCTATACAGGATTCATGGGTTGGAAAGGGGTTTAGGTAGACCATGATTATTGTTTTGCGTAGTGGCGCAAGCGAACAGGAGATTGAAGAGGTAGCACGCCGACTCAGGATAATGGGTTTTGGGGTGCACATATCTCGGGGAGTTGAACGTACCATTATTGGTGCTATAGGTGATGAGCGCAAGGCAAACATTGAAGAAAAAATTGGAGTTTTACCTTTTGTAGAAAAAGTTGTTCCTATTCTTACGCCCTATAAGCTTTCCAGTAGAGAGTTCAGAGGTCAGGACACAGTTATAGAGGTTGGGGGCGTAAGAATCGGTGGTGGTAAAATAACCATTATGGCTGGTCCCTGTGCTGTAGAATCCGAGGAACAGATCGTGTATA
This portion of the Thermatribacter velox genome encodes:
- the rlmN gene encoding 23S rRNA (adenine(2503)-C(2))-methyltransferase RlmN, with amino-acid sequence MEAKRTAIMNFTPKDLAALLEDWGEPTYRAQQIFEWVYQKRADSFETMTNLPQDLRKKLAQEFVVNSLHVVETVSSSDGSRKFLIALADGMSVETVAIPHRDRLTVCVSSQVGCPVGCPFCATGQAGFKRNLEPSEIVGQVWLVAKQLDRRVDNLVFMGMGEPLLNYDNLCQALLTLNAPWGMGIGARRITISTVGVPPVILKLAEDWPELRLAVSLQSPFPEVRDYLVPLNRVYSLRSLLDALKIYITRVRHRVTIEYTLWEGVNDRIKDAYELVKLLRGLNVFVNLIPGNRVDGLPFLPPSPARVKKFYNILKENGMEVSIRLSRGQDIEAACGNLYRIHGLERGLGRP
- a CDS encoding ECF transporter S component, encoding MIRKETLLLAVSALGVVVVFLATLLHVPLASHRFGFHLGEAVIFLVSAILGPFVGAITASLGSVLADLQMGYLIWVPFTLLVKAGEGYIIGELVARRERLDWYTFFWGASVMVGGYGVSAFVLFGWPALLVEVPVDVLQCLSGFLIACFIYRILCLRFPRLILLRRREWKPKEPPS